AATGTCCGATTCCAGGTGCCTGGATAGCTCAGTTGGTAGAGCAGCGCATTCGTAATGCGGAGGTCGGGGGTTCGATTCCCTTTCCAGGCAAACCTTTTTATCAGTAAGCGTCAAATTTACCCACATGCCTCCTCCATTAGGCGGCCGGGCATTCTTTTGCCTTAAGCCAAAAATCAGGAAGAAGCTCTTGGAGTTTCTGTGCATTATGAGACATCAGGCGACGCATGACATCTTCAATATATTCCCTTGGATTAATCCCCATCGCACGGCATGTCTGGACTAAACTCAATACGACACCAGCCGCTTCCCCACCTTTTTTATTTCCCACAAATAACCAATTTTTCCTGCCAATAGCTAAGGGACGTACCGCCCGCTCTGCTACATTATTATCTAATCTTGCCCACGCAGAGATATGATCAAAAGTTGTGTTTGAGATAAAAAGAGCGTACCCTATGAAATTTTAGAATCAAAAAAATTTATAGGAGATACGCTCATGAAGAATGATGTCATTTCTTTGGATAAATTTCACGCAACAAGTGAAATGAACAGCTTGCTGGAACAAACTTTGAGGGAAGGAGCTCGCCTGTTGCTTCAACAGGCTATTGAAAATGAAGTCAATGAATACCTGGAATCGATGAAAGGCAGGAGGGATTTCGAGGGAAGAAAACAATTTGTCCGCAACGGCTACCTCCCTGAAAGAGAAGTACAAACAGGAATCGGACCGATATCAGTGAAGCAACCTAGAATTCGAAACAGAGAAGAGAGCTCTGAAGGGTACTCAAGCGCAATTCTTCCGAAATATCTAAGGAGGGTGCCATCTCTTGATGCGGTGATTCCAGCTCTTTACCTCAGGGGGATTTCTACAAGCAATTTCCAGGATGCACTTGAAGCGATCATGGGCAAGGATGCGAAAGGATTATCCGCAGCTAACATCACTCGTTTAAAACAATCTTGGGAGCAGGAATACAAAGACTGGAACAAGCGCTCTCTTGAAGGAAAGCGCTACGCTTACATCTGGGTAGATGGGATCTATTTCAATGTTCGTCTTGGAGATGACCGAATTTGCTTTCTCGTGATTCTTGGCGCTCTTCCTAATGGTAAAAAGGAACTTGTGGCGATCCACAATGGTTATAGAGAGAGCAAAATTTCCTGGACAGAGGTATTGGAGAGTTTGAAGCGGCGCGGGCTGTGTACAGCTCCTGAGCTTGCGATAGGAGATGGTGCGCTTGGATTTTGGTCGGCCGAAGACAAAGCAGCAGCGGTGTTGGGTGCATAAAACGGCCAATGTGCTCGATAAAATGCCCAAAAGTATTCAAGTGAATGCGAAAAAGGCCATTCATGAAATTTATATGGCCCCTACCAAAGAAGATGGACTGGCGGCGTTTGAGGTGTTTTTAAAAACATACCGAGACAAATACCCCAAAGCCTGTGCTTGTCTTGAGAAGGATAAGGCGCAACTGTTTACCTTCTACAATTTTCCGGCGATCCATTGGCAGCACGTCAGGACAACTAACCCGATTGAATCGACTTTTGCAACAATAAGACACCGGACAAGGCAAACCAAAGGCTGCGGTTCAGTGGCTGCCACTTTGACAATGGTATTCAAGCTGGCTACTACAGCCGAGAAAAAATGGAGAAAACTCAAGGGTTGTGAAATGATTGAAAAAGTAATCAACGGAGTGGTCTTTTTAAAGATGGAGAAGAGGTTCTGGAAAAAGAAAAAGTAGCTTAAAAGAATTTTTAAATTAGGGTGCGTTTAAGGATTCCAAACACAACATTTGAAAATATCTCGTTCTTGGCAGCCAAAATCTTCCTTGTGCCAGCTGTTTCCACCACACGGCAAATCCGTCATTATCCCAATAAAGGATTTTCACTATTCTTCGCCCTTTACTCACAAAAATAAAATAGTCGCCTTTTGTCAATTGCCCTGAACACTGCTCTTCAGCAAGAGCAGCTAATCCTTCCAACCCTTTTCGCATGTCAACGGGATGCTGAAAGAGAAAAAAACGAGAATGGCCGGTAATTGCTAGCATGCGGTCTCCTATTATTTGAAGTTAATCAAAATTTTAACCACAACCCAAAAAAAGAAGATAGATGGGGTTATTTGACGCTTACTAAAAAATTAAAATTTATTTTATAATAAAATGAAGAAACGGAAGAATTTGATTTTATGTATGCAATTAAAGATCTATCTTATTTACAGAATATAGAGGTAAACTGCGAGGCGCAGGCCTCTCAACATAAGAAATGGGGGGATTTTCTTTACGAATTAATATTCAAGGAATTAGGCGCTTGCCTAAAGCATATTTGGTACCGTTTCTACTACACTTTAAATCCTTTTGCCAATCATCTGAATCCAACTGAAATAAAGAAAGCATCCCATCCTGGTCAAATTGCCAGAATATTGCTTCTTTTGCACGGAATAGGTGGGCATAGGTCCTGTTTTATTCCCCTGGCGAATACTTTGAAAGATGCAGGATTTAAAAATATTTATACAGTAGACTTGATTCAGACATCTGAAGAGCCTGTTCCGACCAAGCCTTTGGAAGATAAAATTTATCAACTTCGAAGAGCTTATCTCAATCAAGGGTATGCGGAAGTTAAATTTGGATTGATTGGGCATTCTCTAGGAGCTTTGGTTAGCTTAAAGTATGTTTGGAGAAGATGGAATTCCTCAACGGATTCAGAGATTTCATTTATTGTTGCAATGGGAGGACGGCTGAAATACAATGAATCTTCTTTTTCCTGGTTTTGCGAAGATGTCAGGCCTGAAATAGAAAGAAATTATGAGGCGATCATTGATGCTCCCTATAAAACGCGGTTATTCTCTTTATGGGGGGAAAATGATGCTCTTGTACCGAAGAGATCTGCGCATCTTTTTGGGAACAAACGAAGAGAATTGACAATCAAAGGGTGTGGACATAGTGGAATTGTCTTTTCACCGGAGGCCCATCGCAAAATTTTAAGATGGGTTCAGAATTGGTTCGGTATAAATAAAACATCCCTAAAGAAATGATAAAGAAAGATGTCTTGATGGAGCAAGAAAAACCGATAGGGTTGATTCACCTCATTTACCGATTTTCTTCCCCTCTTGCTTCAGTCGTCTTCATGATCTTCGGAAGCGCGTTTTTCACCACTTTTATTAGTGTGTTTCTCTACGGCAAGGGATATGGCAAGCATGAAATCGGCTATGTGCAATCTGCGTATTTTTGCGGGATGCTCATTGGAGCTTTCCAAATGGAAAGGTTAATCAAGCGGGTTGGACACATTCAGGCATTGGCAGTGTTCGGAAGTTTGGCAACTTCAATTACTCTTTCCATGGCTCTTTACCAAAATTTTGCTGCTTGGATGCTTTTGCGCTTTTTATCCGGCCTTTCCATGGCAGCTCTCTATATTGTAATCGAGAGCTGGATGCTGGAAGAGAGTAGTCTAAAAACTCGAGGTGTTATCTTATCTGTCTACATGATTTGCCTGACTAGCGCACAATCTCTGAGCCAACAAGTTTTGTCGTTCGTTGATATCTATAGCTACACTCCTTTTCTGATTTCAGCGGTCTTTACCTCTTTGAGTGTGATTCCTGTCGGGCTATCGACCAACCGCGTGACGATTCCGACAGAGTTGGAATCTGTGAGCTTTTTGAAAATCGCCAAAAGTTCTCCGTTCGGTGTTGCAGGATGCTTTGCTGCGGGATTGATCATGAGTACGATCTACAGTTTTTTTCCGATCTATTCCGAGTCGATTCGTATTCCCAGCGCAGACTTGATGTCCGTCACAATTGCAGGAGGAGTTCTTCTGCAGTGGCCCATCGGGAAACTCTCCGATTATTTTGAGAGGCGGCGTACGATTCTAACGGTTATTGCTATCACTTTAGCGCTTTCCCTTTTAGCTCTCATCAGCAGTACATTTAACATGTACAATACTCTTCTTCTCTTTTTTTTCCTGGGAGGATTTATTTTTACCCTCTATCCTTTGAGTGTGACCCAGGTATGCGACCATCTCGACCAATCGGACATCACCACCGCTTTGTCTCTGCTTCTGATTGCTTTTGGCTTGGGTTCTGTTGGAGGACCGACAACATCGGCATTTTTAGTTGCTGAAATGGGAATTAGCTCTATTTTCCTCTATTTTGCCGTTTTACTTGGAGGCTTATTCATGGTCGGAATGATCTCAACAATTCAAAGGCCTATTGTTCCTCTCGAAGAGCAAAATGATTTTATTCCGCTGCCTACAGCAACGCCTGTTGCTTATGAAATGGATCCCCGTGGCGAGGGGGACCTGCCCGAATAAAAAAACTTGCTCAATTTATCTCGAAATTCTATGAAATATTCGAGTTGAGAAAATGTTTGATGTCAAAAAAGTGCCTAATGGAGGAATTTGGATTCCTTCGACTAAAAAAGATTCTAAATGGGTTTTGGTTGCCTTGCATGGCAGTGGAGGATCTTCAGAAAATTATCGCGGTTTAGAAGCTATTTTCAATCTTCCTCAGCTGAATTATCTTTTTCTCAATGGCCCAATACGTGAATACGCCAATTTTCGTTGGTATGGAGATTCTGCTGAAAGCAGGCAGAGGGCTCTGGAGTATCTTGCCGTTGTTTTTGATCAGTTAATGAGTGCCGGGTTCCCTGCTTCGAAGATTTTTCTGATGGGGTTTTCACAAGGGGCTGCATTGGTCTTTGAATTTGGCCTTCGTTATGCTCATCTATTCGCTGGATATATTGCGATCAGCGGACGGATTGAAGACCTGCCGGCTCTGCTCCATCAAAAAAGAGCGCACATAGCGGAAAAAGGGCGTTGGCTTGTGACCCACGGCTCCAAAGATTATCATCTGTCTGTCATTGTTATGCGTGATCAGGTCGAAAAGCTTAAAAATGCAGGCTTGCATATCGATTATCGGGAATACCCGAAAATTCATGAGTTTGATCACCGGAAAGAATTGCCTGAAATCTGCCAATGGATTTCCCATTTGGCACCGAATAGATAAAATTTGTTATAATTGAGAAAAAAGGAGGAGGTCATGAAAGACAAGCTCTTTTTATTTACAATGTTAATACCGTTCAATTTTTTGACAGCGGAGTTGGCTCCCGATCAGATTCAAAATCTGGAAGAACAAAAAAAAGCTTATGGCGAAATCCCAGAAAGAGAAATTAAGTATTACGAAGAAACCGCTCCACAGAATGCCGATAAACAACGCAATTTCTACATGCACGACCATCCGCTCCAAGAGGATTCAGTGCCTGATGACACAGTTAAATAGTCCCGCATGGCAACCATCGTTTTTGATTTTGACTCGACGCTTGTGCAATGCGAAAGCTTAGAATGGATTCTCGAAGAGCAGCTGAAAGGCAAGCCGGAAGTCAAAAAACAGATTCATGAAATCACGTTGAAAGGGCTGAAAGGAATCATTCCTTTTTCCGAATCGTTGACCGAAAGGTTGAAACTTGCTGCTCCAAATAGGAAAGCTGTTGCAGCATTTGGCCAAAAAGCTTTGAAAATGATCACTTCAGGAATCCCTGAATTGATCAGTAAGTACAAAAAAGACGGCGTGGATATCTGGGTCATCAGCGGAGGGTTGTACGAGTCTCTAGTTCCGGCTTGTAAACACTTAGGGATCAATGAAGAGTGTGTGATGGGTGTGAGGCTTCTTTGGGGAAATCAGGGTGAATTTTTAGGGATCGATCCTAACGATCCTTTAAGCAGGTCAAAATCGGCGGCAGCGGCGGCAGTTTCTTTTTTGTGGAGCAGACCATGCATTGTCGTCGGAGATTCTGTGTCTGATTATCAACTTTTCAATGAGGGAATTGCAGATGAGTTCGTGTTGTATACAGAACATATCGAATGCACAGAAATTGCAAAACTGGATGTAA
This genomic window from Waddlia chondrophila WSU 86-1044 contains:
- a CDS encoding transposase domain-containing protein, translated to MGYALFISNTTFDHISAWARLDNNVAERAVRPLAIGRKNWLFVGNKKGGEAAGVVLSLVQTCRAMGINPREYIEDVMRRLMSHNAQKLQELLPDFWLKAKECPAA
- the tnpB gene encoding IS66 family insertion sequence element accessory protein TnpB (TnpB, as the term is used for proteins encoded by IS66 family insertion elements, is considered an accessory protein, since TnpC, encoded by a neighboring gene, is a DDE family transposase.) — encoded protein: MLAITGHSRFFLFQHPVDMRKGLEGLAALAEEQCSGQLTKGDYFIFVSKGRRIVKILYWDNDGFAVWWKQLAQGRFWLPRTRYFQMLCLESLNAP
- a CDS encoding alpha/beta hydrolase, with the translated sequence MYAIKDLSYLQNIEVNCEAQASQHKKWGDFLYELIFKELGACLKHIWYRFYYTLNPFANHLNPTEIKKASHPGQIARILLLLHGIGGHRSCFIPLANTLKDAGFKNIYTVDLIQTSEEPVPTKPLEDKIYQLRRAYLNQGYAEVKFGLIGHSLGALVSLKYVWRRWNSSTDSEISFIVAMGGRLKYNESSFSWFCEDVRPEIERNYEAIIDAPYKTRLFSLWGENDALVPKRSAHLFGNKRRELTIKGCGHSGIVFSPEAHRKILRWVQNWFGINKTSLKK
- a CDS encoding MFS transporter, with amino-acid sequence MEQEKPIGLIHLIYRFSSPLASVVFMIFGSAFFTTFISVFLYGKGYGKHEIGYVQSAYFCGMLIGAFQMERLIKRVGHIQALAVFGSLATSITLSMALYQNFAAWMLLRFLSGLSMAALYIVIESWMLEESSLKTRGVILSVYMICLTSAQSLSQQVLSFVDIYSYTPFLISAVFTSLSVIPVGLSTNRVTIPTELESVSFLKIAKSSPFGVAGCFAAGLIMSTIYSFFPIYSESIRIPSADLMSVTIAGGVLLQWPIGKLSDYFERRRTILTVIAITLALSLLALISSTFNMYNTLLLFFFLGGFIFTLYPLSVTQVCDHLDQSDITTALSLLLIAFGLGSVGGPTTSAFLVAEMGISSIFLYFAVLLGGLFMVGMISTIQRPIVPLEEQNDFIPLPTATPVAYEMDPRGEGDLPE
- a CDS encoding alpha/beta hydrolase, producing the protein MFDVKKVPNGGIWIPSTKKDSKWVLVALHGSGGSSENYRGLEAIFNLPQLNYLFLNGPIREYANFRWYGDSAESRQRALEYLAVVFDQLMSAGFPASKIFLMGFSQGAALVFEFGLRYAHLFAGYIAISGRIEDLPALLHQKRAHIAEKGRWLVTHGSKDYHLSVIVMRDQVEKLKNAGLHIDYREYPKIHEFDHRKELPEICQWISHLAPNR
- a CDS encoding HAD-IB family phosphatase — protein: MATIVFDFDSTLVQCESLEWILEEQLKGKPEVKKQIHEITLKGLKGIIPFSESLTERLKLAAPNRKAVAAFGQKALKMITSGIPELISKYKKDGVDIWVISGGLYESLVPACKHLGINEECVMGVRLLWGNQGEFLGIDPNDPLSRSKSAAAAAVSFLWSRPCIVVGDSVSDYQLFNEGIADEFVLYTEHIECTEIAKLDVKKANNTKKLKEMIDAILE